One Campylobacter sputorum subsp. sputorum DNA segment encodes these proteins:
- the sdhE gene encoding 8-methylmenaquinol:fumarate reductase membrane anchor subunit, which produces MEFAFFPGCVLSQAAKESKMSIEAIAPVLGMKLNEIEGWSCCGASQAQNVDPKATLVANARNLALAEKMNMPLLTTCSTCFLVLTRAKKELDSGKKDEINKYLAAGNMSYKGSSEVTSLLWVLAENLDLLKSKVVKPLSNLKVALFYGCHSLRPEKIFGKESSVNPKSFEAVATALGATIVPFEKRLDCCGFHACYPAENSVKKMTSGIVNNADTNKADCIVTPCPLCQMQLDIFQDGAQKFTNSKARVPVIHLSQLVGLALGLSKEQLGLEHNIIDATKLG; this is translated from the coding sequence ATGGAATTTGCATTTTTCCCAGGATGTGTGCTTTCTCAAGCTGCAAAAGAATCAAAAATGTCAATAGAAGCAATAGCACCAGTTTTAGGTATGAAACTTAATGAGATAGAAGGCTGGAGTTGTTGTGGGGCATCTCAAGCGCAAAATGTTGATCCTAAAGCTACTCTTGTTGCAAATGCTAGAAATTTAGCTCTTGCAGAAAAGATGAATATGCCACTTTTAACAACTTGTAGCACCTGTTTTCTTGTCTTAACTCGTGCAAAAAAAGAACTAGATAGTGGCAAAAAAGATGAAATCAATAAATACTTAGCGGCTGGAAATATGAGTTATAAAGGCAGTAGTGAAGTTACTAGCTTACTTTGGGTTTTGGCTGAAAATTTAGATTTATTAAAATCAAAAGTAGTTAAACCTCTTTCAAATTTAAAAGTAGCACTTTTTTATGGATGTCATAGTTTGCGACCTGAAAAAATCTTTGGCAAGGAAAGTTCTGTAAATCCAAAAAGCTTTGAAGCTGTTGCAACTGCACTTGGTGCAACCATAGTTCCTTTTGAAAAAAGACTTGATTGTTGCGGTTTTCATGCGTGTTATCCAGCAGAAAACTCAGTTAAGAAAATGACAAGTGGAATTGTAAATAATGCCGATACAAACAAAGCTGATTGTATAGTTACTCCTTGTCCGCTTTGTCAAATGCAACTTGATATTTTTCAAGATGGTGCACAAAAATTTACAAACTCAAAAGCAAGAGTTCCAGTTATACATCTCTCACAGCTTGTTGGATTAGCTCTAGGACTTTCAAAAGAGCAACTTGGTTTAGAACACAACATAATAGACGCTACAAAGTTAGGCTAA
- a CDS encoding DMT family transporter → MIKNKGLFFVIFGAILECGWVYGLKYANSNLAYLGTAAILVVSFFTFALSFKYLPPSVAYTLYIGLGTFFVMLSEIAIEITNGVSIEILRIFFVFTLLYGILGLKRC, encoded by the coding sequence ATGATAAAAAACAAAGGTTTGTTTTTTGTTATATTCGGTGCCATTTTAGAATGTGGTTGGGTTTATGGATTAAAATATGCTAACTCAAATTTAGCCTATCTTGGCACTGCTGCTATTCTTGTTGTTAGTTTTTTTACATTTGCACTATCTTTTAAATATCTTCCGCCAAGTGTTGCTTATACGCTATATATAGGACTTGGAACATTTTTTGTAATGCTTAGCGAAATAGCCATAGAAATAACAAATGGAGTAAGCATAGAAATTTTAAGAATATTTTTTGTTTTTACTCTTCTTTACGGTATTTTAGGGCTAAAAAGGTGCTAA
- the kdsA gene encoding 3-deoxy-8-phosphooctulonate synthase has product MILIAGPCVIESKELVFEIAKRLESFAKDDRIDFYFKSSFDKANRTSISSFRGPGLEKGCEILAQVKAKFGYKILTDIHEGYQAEPVAKVADVLQIPAFLCRQTDLLIAAAKTKAVVNIKKGQFLAPDQMKHSVKKVLETRGINEFGYEVALKNGVWLTERGSTFGYGNLVVDMRSLPIMRSFAPVIFDATHSVQMPGGLDGKSGGDAKFVPYLARAAASVGVDGFFYETHINPCEALCDGPNMLNLEELSKIVEQTLKIQEILK; this is encoded by the coding sequence ATGATTTTAATAGCCGGACCATGCGTTATAGAAAGCAAAGAATTAGTTTTTGAAATAGCAAAAAGATTAGAGAGTTTTGCAAAAGATGATAGAATAGATTTTTATTTTAAATCAAGTTTTGATAAGGCAAATAGGACAAGTATTTCGAGTTTTCGCGGACCTGGGCTTGAAAAAGGTTGTGAGATTTTAGCCCAAGTCAAGGCAAAATTCGGATATAAAATTTTAACTGACATACACGAAGGTTATCAAGCAGAACCTGTTGCAAAAGTCGCTGATGTGCTTCAAATTCCTGCATTTTTATGCCGTCAAACTGATTTATTAATCGCTGCTGCAAAAACAAAAGCTGTGGTAAATATCAAAAAAGGGCAATTTTTAGCACCAGATCAGATGAAACACAGCGTAAAAAAAGTTTTAGAAACTCGCGGAATTAACGAATTTGGCTATGAAGTTGCTTTAAAAAATGGCGTTTGGCTAACTGAGAGAGGCTCGACTTTTGGATATGGAAATTTGGTTGTAGATATGAGAAGTTTACCGATAATGCGTAGTTTCGCACCAGTTATATTTGACGCAACTCACAGCGTTCAAATGCCAGGTGGTTTAGATGGAAAAAGTGGCGGGGATGCTAAATTTGTGCCGTATCTTGCAAGAGCTGCTGCTTCTGTGGGCGTGGATGGATTTTTTTACGAAACTCACATAAATCCGTGCGAGGCACTTTGTGATGGACCAAATATGCTAAATTTAGAAGAACTTAGTAAGATTGTAGAGCAAACTTTAAAAATACAAGAAATTTTAAAATGA
- the nusB gene encoding transcription antitermination factor NusB, with translation MATRHQVRQAVVSLLYAKEMGSEMEEFSKEFLEEKKIRNDQKKFTQSLFFGINENLDEIDKKLDNLLKQRDISQIGIVERSILRLGAYEILFTDTDNAVIINEAIELAKELGNDSAPKFVNAVLDGIKK, from the coding sequence ATGGCTACAAGACATCAAGTTAGACAAGCCGTAGTTTCGCTACTTTACGCAAAAGAAATGGGTAGTGAAATGGAAGAGTTTTCAAAAGAGTTTTTAGAAGAAAAAAAGATAAGAAACGATCAAAAGAAATTTACACAAAGTCTGTTTTTTGGAATAAATGAAAATTTAGACGAAATTGATAAAAAACTAGATAATCTCTTAAAACAAAGAGATATTTCTCAAATAGGTATCGTTGAAAGGTCTATTTTAAGGCTTGGAGCTTATGAAATTTTATTTACAGATACAGATAATGCCGTTATCATAAATGAGGCCATAGAGCTCGCAAAAGAGCTTGGAAATGATTCTGCGCCTAAGTTTGTAAATGCTGTTTTAGATGGTATTAAAAAATGA
- the trpS gene encoding tryptophan--tRNA ligase encodes MRTFTGLQPSGKLHLGNYFASIKPMIDRQNNSDDEMFIFIANYHAMTSVNDGNKLKTSAFEAACAFLSLGIDPQKSTFWLQSDVKDVLELYWIISQYTPMGLLERAHAYKDKISKGLDAHHGLFSYPVLMAADILLYGANFVPVGKDQIQHVEIARDIAIKFNNAHGEIFVIPEAKIDENVATVPGTDGAKMSKSYGNTIDIFADDKTLKKQISSIVTDSTSLEEAKDWKNCNVYNIAKLFLDENAQKDLQSRYEKGGEGYGHFKMYLNDIVLEYFKEAREKYEHFLTHPDEVHYHLSVGADKAKEVAIETMEKIRKCVGIPH; translated from the coding sequence TTGAGAACATTTACAGGACTTCAACCATCTGGAAAACTTCATTTAGGGAACTATTTTGCATCTATAAAACCGATGATAGATAGGCAAAACAACAGCGATGATGAGATGTTTATATTTATAGCAAATTATCATGCAATGACTAGCGTAAATGACGGAAATAAGCTAAAAACCAGTGCTTTTGAAGCTGCTTGTGCTTTTTTATCACTTGGCATTGATCCGCAAAAATCCACATTTTGGCTTCAAAGCGATGTTAAAGATGTTTTAGAGCTTTATTGGATTATAAGTCAATACACGCCGATGGGACTTTTAGAAAGAGCCCATGCATACAAAGATAAAATTTCAAAAGGGCTCGATGCTCATCATGGATTGTTTAGTTATCCAGTGCTGATGGCAGCTGATATTTTGCTTTATGGTGCGAATTTTGTTCCAGTTGGCAAAGATCAAATTCAGCATGTTGAAATAGCTCGTGATATAGCAATTAAATTTAATAACGCTCATGGCGAAATTTTTGTAATCCCAGAAGCTAAGATTGATGAAAATGTAGCCACAGTTCCAGGCACTGATGGTGCAAAAATGAGTAAAAGTTATGGCAATACTATAGACATATTTGCAGATGACAAAACATTAAAAAAACAAATAAGTTCCATAGTCACAGATAGCACTTCGCTTGAAGAAGCAAAAGATTGGAAAAACTGCAATGTTTATAATATTGCTAAGCTGTTTTTAGATGAAAATGCACAAAAAGATCTTCAATCAAGATATGAAAAAGGCGGAGAAGGATACGGGCATTTTAAGATGTATTTAAATGATATAGTTCTTGAATATTTCAAAGAAGCGAGAGAAAAATACGAGCATTTTTTAACTCATCCAGATGAAGTTCATTATCATTTAAGCGTAGGAGCCGATAAAGCAAAAGAAGTAGCAATCGAAACGATGGAAAAAATAAGAAAGTGTGTCGGTATACCGCACTGA
- the der gene encoding ribosome biogenesis GTPase Der: MQKVILIGRPNVGKSSLFNRLASKRIAITSDVSGTTRDTNKTEIEIFDKNCILIDSGGLDDSSELFKNVAKKTLDEAKNADIIVFMVDGKLMPQDEDKMLFYSLCKLNKPISLVVNKVDSKKDEERSWEFNSFGCVNTFCISVSHNAGVDELKEWLYKLLDKAQKIDDEESFDDFLENYCTDDGEILKEKNEDYNQKNIKVGIIGRVNVGKSSLLNALVKDSRSVVSSVAGTTIDPVNETYIYNDRVFEFVDTAGIRKRGKIEGIEKFALNRTEKILENTDIALLVLDSSEPLSELDERIAGVASKFELGIIIVLNKWENKNEKEFDEISSEIRNKFKFLSYAPIISVSALGGKRVHKLYDLILEIYKNFTQKIQTSKLNEAITSAIKEHPIPREKGKVVKIYYAVQFDSAPPKIALVMNRPKSLHFSYKRYLANKLRESFNLTGVPVILIPKNKNKDEEEK, translated from the coding sequence GTGCAAAAAGTCATACTAATAGGCAGACCAAATGTTGGTAAAAGCTCACTTTTTAATCGTTTAGCTTCCAAAAGGATTGCTATAACTAGCGATGTTAGCGGAACTACTAGGGATACAAATAAAACTGAGATTGAAATTTTTGATAAAAATTGTATTTTGATAGATTCTGGCGGATTAGACGATAGTAGTGAGCTTTTTAAAAATGTTGCAAAAAAAACATTAGATGAAGCAAAAAATGCAGATATTATCGTATTTATGGTTGATGGAAAGCTTATGCCGCAAGATGAAGATAAAATGCTATTTTACTCACTTTGTAAGCTAAATAAACCTATAAGTTTGGTTGTCAATAAAGTTGATAGCAAAAAAGACGAAGAGCGTAGCTGGGAGTTTAATTCATTTGGATGTGTAAATACATTTTGTATATCAGTTAGCCATAATGCCGGTGTTGATGAGTTAAAAGAGTGGCTTTACAAACTTTTAGATAAAGCTCAAAAGATTGATGACGAAGAGAGTTTTGATGACTTTTTGGAAAATTACTGCACGGATGATGGCGAAATACTAAAAGAAAAAAATGAAGATTATAATCAAAAAAATATAAAAGTAGGCATTATAGGTCGTGTAAATGTCGGCAAAAGTAGTCTTTTAAATGCTCTTGTAAAAGATTCTCGTAGTGTAGTAAGCTCAGTTGCTGGAACTACGATAGATCCTGTAAATGAAACTTATATTTATAATGATAGAGTTTTTGAATTTGTTGATACTGCGGGCATTAGAAAGCGTGGCAAGATAGAGGGTATTGAGAAATTTGCGTTAAATAGAACTGAAAAAATACTAGAAAACACAGATATCGCACTTCTCGTTCTTGATAGTAGTGAGCCTTTAAGTGAGCTTGATGAACGCATAGCCGGTGTTGCTTCTAAATTTGAGCTTGGTATAATCATAGTTTTAAATAAATGGGAAAATAAAAATGAGAAAGAATTTGATGAGATAAGTTCTGAGATAAGGAATAAATTTAAATTTTTAAGTTATGCACCCATCATAAGCGTTTCGGCACTTGGTGGAAAAAGAGTTCACAAGCTTTATGATTTAATACTTGAAATTTATAAAAATTTTACACAAAAAATTCAAACATCCAAGTTAAACGAAGCTATAACTAGTGCCATAAAAGAGCATCCAATCCCAAGGGAAAAAGGCAAAGTGGTGAAAATTTACTACGCAGTTCAGTTTGATAGTGCTCCGCCAAAAATAGCTCTAGTGATGAATAGACCAAAGTCTTTGCATTTTAGTTACAAAAGATATCTTGCAAATAAACTACGCGAAAGCTTTAATTTAACTGGCGTTCCAGTGATTTTAATCCCAAAGAATAAAAACAAAGATGAAGAAGAAAAATAA
- the sdhB gene encoding 8-methylmenaquinol:fumarate reductase iron-sulfur subunit: MKMIIDRFDGKKSYAQIYELTNEEMAGKTLLSVFIHIKETKDITLNFTATCRAAICGACGVRVNGHAVLACDTKMKDLLQTYDNPDTLHISPLANFKVISDLVVDWEPSIENLRKIKPTITPKGEFSKEKGCIQSEEDNEKVLKQWDCILCGCCASECNKLSADRSDYMEPFVFTHAYRAANDSRSKDPMIHVKPSVNGGLWNCVHCQECADRCPKGISSADDISHLSVMALNGGLSSGEGPAHAKAFYTDLVEGSGRLNEIYLGLRTEGIGSVARTGMAIDLMRSGKMNPMAIFGEEEIKGHEDLQKMIKAAKAANKE, encoded by the coding sequence ATGAAGATGATAATAGATCGTTTCGATGGCAAAAAATCATACGCTCAAATCTATGAGTTAACAAACGAAGAGATGGCTGGTAAGACTTTGCTTTCTGTTTTTATACATATAAAAGAAACAAAAGATATTACATTAAATTTCACCGCTACTTGTCGTGCTGCTATATGTGGAGCTTGTGGCGTTAGAGTAAATGGTCATGCAGTGCTTGCTTGTGATACAAAGATGAAAGATTTACTACAAACATATGATAATCCAGATACTTTGCATATCTCTCCTCTTGCGAATTTTAAAGTAATAAGCGATTTGGTTGTTGATTGGGAGCCATCTATAGAAAATTTAAGAAAAATAAAGCCAACCATAACGCCAAAAGGTGAATTTTCTAAAGAAAAAGGCTGTATCCAAAGCGAAGAAGATAATGAAAAAGTACTAAAGCAGTGGGATTGTATTTTATGTGGATGTTGTGCTTCTGAATGCAATAAATTAAGTGCAGATAGAAGCGATTATATGGAACCATTTGTATTTACTCATGCTTATAGAGCTGCAAATGATTCAAGAAGCAAAGATCCTATGATACATGTTAAACCTTCTGTAAATGGTGGCTTGTGGAATTGTGTGCATTGTCAAGAGTGTGCAGATCGCTGTCCTAAGGGCATAAGCTCTGCTGATGATATATCTCATCTTAGCGTTATGGCTTTAAATGGTGGTCTAAGTTCTGGCGAAGGTCCAGCCCATGCAAAAGCATTTTATACCGATCTTGTAGAGGGAAGTGGAAGATTAAATGAGATATATTTAGGGCTTAGAACAGAAGGAATTGGCTCGGTTGCAAGAACTGGTATGGCAATAGATTTGATGCGTTCTGGCAAAATGAATCCAATGGCTATATTTGGCGAAGAAGAAATAAAAGGTCATGAAGATTTGCAAAAAATGATAAAAGCAGCAAAAGCTGCAAATAAGGAGTAG
- the pyrF gene encoding orotidine-5'-phosphate decarboxylase produces MKLCVALDMANFEDNINLAKELKGLDIWLKVGLRSYLRDGVKIINEIKNIGDFKVFLDLKLYDIPNTMADAAEVIAKSGVDMINLHASAGLRAMKMVMDRLSNIKNRPLVLAVSALTSFNQNEFMEIYNDNIQNSVIKFSQAAYKAGLDGMVSSVFESKIIKENTSRDFITLTPGIRPFGESSNDQQRVANIQTAKEMKSDFIVVGRPIYEAKNPREVVEKILKEI; encoded by the coding sequence ATGAAACTTTGCGTCGCCCTTGATATGGCAAATTTTGAAGATAATATAAATTTAGCAAAAGAGTTAAAAGGGCTTGATATTTGGCTTAAAGTTGGACTTAGAAGCTATCTAAGAGATGGCGTTAAAATAATAAATGAGATAAAAAATATCGGCGATTTTAAAGTGTTTTTAGATTTAAAACTCTACGATATACCAAATACAATGGCAGATGCAGCAGAAGTCATAGCAAAAAGTGGCGTGGATATGATAAACCTTCACGCAAGTGCGGGTTTAAGAGCGATGAAAATGGTTATGGATAGACTTTCAAATATTAAAAATCGCCCTCTTGTCTTAGCCGTATCTGCATTAACTAGTTTTAATCAAAATGAATTTATGGAAATTTATAATGACAACATACAAAACTCAGTTATAAAATTTTCACAAGCCGCATATAAAGCCGGGCTTGATGGAATGGTAAGCTCAGTTTTTGAAAGCAAAATCATAAAAGAAAATACAAGCAGAGATTTTATAACACTAACTCCAGGAATTCGCCCATTTGGCGAAAGTAGTAACGATCAACAAAGAGTTGCAAATATCCAAACCGCAAAAGAGATGAAAAGCGATTTTATAGTAGTTGGCAGACCTATTTATGAGGCAAAAAATCCTAGAGAAGTTGTTGAGAAAATTTTAAAAGAGATTTAA
- a CDS encoding shikimate kinase — protein sequence MKKKNNIILIGFMGVGKGTVARALYEETGLFAIDCDDMIQSIANMKIKKIFEKFGEEHFRKLEKNLANFLLNGVDNAIISTGGGFYKVENLNELGTVVYLKAGFDYIIKRLENSKNASAKFKKRPLLLNLQNAKKIHQERDPLYEAKADFVVNVENKTPKEIVKEIKTLIKDKI from the coding sequence ATGAAGAAGAAAAATAATATAATTTTAATCGGATTTATGGGTGTTGGCAAAGGAACCGTGGCTAGAGCTTTGTATGAAGAAACTGGACTTTTTGCAATTGATTGTGATGATATGATACAAAGCATTGCAAATATGAAAATAAAGAAGATTTTTGAAAAATTTGGCGAAGAGCATTTTAGAAAACTTGAAAAAAATTTGGCAAATTTTTTGCTTAATGGTGTAGATAATGCTATAATCTCAACTGGCGGAGGATTTTATAAGGTTGAAAATTTAAATGAGCTTGGCACTGTTGTGTATTTAAAAGCAGGATTTGATTATATCATAAAGCGTCTTGAAAATAGCAAAAATGCGAGTGCTAAATTTAAAAAACGACCGCTTTTGCTAAATTTGCAAAATGCTAAAAAGATACATCAAGAGCGAGATCCGCTTTATGAAGCAAAAGCTGATTTTGTAGTTAATGTAGAAAATAAAACACCAAAAGAGATAGTAAAAGAGATAAAAACACTGATAAAGGATAAAATTTGA
- a CDS encoding DMT family transporter, which yields MLRRFLMRNLGAYYMVLASFYFALTGAFAKLLSSSMSSVEVSFFRNIVGLTIIVVTIYKYGAHNKGGKPFILFLRGFLGTISMLAFFHNIAHIGLAEAFTFTKMSPMFLAIFGVILFKERLNLLSWFGIIFGFIGILLIMQPNLGFKMGHAMGLINGLLAAVAYLSVHELRKYYDTKTIVLSFMLSGTLIPIVCMLVAQFIQTPPFFNFMFAKFIMPTPNMWVFIVLMGVGGLLFQTYMTKAYAASRYAGTVAAIGYCDVVFTMIIGFIMGDSLPNLMAFFGIIIVIISGVIVATQK from the coding sequence ATGCTACGCCGTTTTTTGATGCGAAACCTTGGTGCGTATTACATGGTTTTAGCTTCATTTTATTTTGCTTTGACAGGAGCTTTTGCAAAGCTTTTAAGCTCTTCAATGAGTTCTGTTGAAGTTTCATTTTTTAGAAATATTGTCGGTCTTACAATCATCGTTGTAACTATCTATAAATACGGAGCTCACAATAAAGGTGGAAAGCCCTTTATACTTTTTCTAAGGGGATTTTTAGGCACAATCTCAATGCTTGCTTTTTTTCACAATATCGCTCATATAGGACTTGCCGAGGCTTTTACATTTACAAAAATGTCGCCGATGTTTTTAGCAATATTTGGAGTAATTCTTTTTAAAGAAAGGTTAAATTTACTATCTTGGTTTGGCATTATTTTTGGATTTATTGGTATTTTACTCATAATGCAACCAAATTTAGGGTTTAAAATGGGGCACGCAATGGGGCTTATAAACGGACTTTTAGCGGCAGTTGCTTATCTTAGTGTGCATGAATTAAGAAAATACTATGATACAAAAACCATAGTTTTATCTTTTATGCTCTCTGGCACACTAATACCCATAGTTTGTATGCTAGTAGCTCAGTTTATACAAACTCCGCCATTTTTTAACTTTATGTTTGCTAAATTTATTATGCCAACGCCAAATATGTGGGTTTTCATTGTTTTAATGGGAGTTGGAGGCTTGCTTTTTCAAACCTATATGACAAAAGCATATGCTGCTTCAAGATACGCGGGAACAGTGGCTGCTATCGGGTATTGCGATGTTGTTTTTACAATGATAATAGGATTTATAATGGGAGATAGTTTGCCAAATTTAATGGCATTTTTTGGTATAATAATCGTTATCATCAGTGGAGTTATAGTAGCTACACAAAAGTAG
- the sdhA gene encoding 8-methylmenaquinol:fumarate reductase flavoprotein subunit, translated as MKENFTRREFLQTACIGISALSVASVPTNVFGSNEDQKNSSLPSCDVIVVGSGGAGLRAAVAAKAENPNLSVIVVTKSMPSRNATSMAEGGINGVTDTSNGDSYELHSFDTIKGGAYLSDQDSVIKFCELAGKAIHELDYLGMPFSRGKDGKVTRRMMGGASKKRCNYSADKTGHIVMHTCLDDAITNGVKFLMDYELLDIATKDAKAEGVVVRNIRTGDITPILAKSIIIATGGYARIFWNRTSNPYSTTGDGVAAALRAGIAFKDAEMVQFHPTGVVHGGTLITEAARGEGGYLINNQGERFMAKYAKEKMELAPRDIVARAIETEIREGRGYGEGIEAHVLLDVRHLGKDKIIKKLPQIRHTGLLFENLDLTDSPIGIRPTAHYSMGGIDVKSMDDMATYTSGVFCAGEASCISIHGANRLGGNSLADAVVTGKLSGIGAAKYASKAKFTDSGLLEEIAKKWREKIKNVANGEGTPNDLYAIREELGKQNWDNMGIYRTGDKLESLYKKIYELQKRYDTLHIQNTNPIYNTAITDYIELGNLLLLSRAVCFAAINRKESRGAHTREDYPKRDDANFLKHSLVTLENNEMKLSWRDVSISKFPIKEGK; from the coding sequence ATGAAAGAAAATTTTACAAGAAGGGAATTTTTGCAAACAGCCTGTATAGGCATAAGTGCACTTAGTGTTGCAAGTGTTCCTACAAATGTTTTTGGATCTAATGAGGATCAAAAAAATAGCTCACTTCCATCTTGTGATGTGATTGTTGTTGGTTCTGGCGGTGCTGGTCTTAGAGCAGCTGTTGCAGCTAAGGCCGAAAATCCAAATTTAAGCGTTATTGTTGTTACCAAATCAATGCCATCAAGAAACGCAACTTCTATGGCAGAAGGCGGAATAAACGGCGTTACTGATACTAGCAATGGCGATTCTTATGAGCTTCACTCTTTTGATACGATAAAAGGAGGGGCATATTTATCAGATCAAGATAGTGTGATAAAATTTTGTGAATTAGCAGGAAAAGCTATCCATGAGCTTGATTATCTTGGAATGCCTTTTTCAAGAGGAAAAGATGGCAAGGTTACTAGAAGAATGATGGGTGGAGCATCTAAAAAAAGATGCAATTATTCTGCCGATAAAACCGGTCATATTGTTATGCATACCTGTTTGGATGATGCGATAACAAATGGTGTTAAGTTTTTAATGGATTATGAGCTTTTAGATATCGCTACAAAAGATGCAAAAGCAGAAGGTGTAGTTGTTAGAAATATACGAACAGGCGATATTACGCCTATTTTAGCAAAATCTATAATCATAGCAACAGGTGGCTATGCTCGTATTTTTTGGAATAGAACTTCAAATCCATATTCAACAACAGGAGATGGCGTAGCAGCGGCTCTTAGGGCTGGAATTGCTTTTAAAGATGCTGAAATGGTTCAGTTTCACCCAACTGGTGTTGTGCATGGTGGAACTTTGATTACAGAAGCCGCAAGAGGTGAGGGTGGTTATCTTATCAACAATCAAGGCGAACGCTTTATGGCAAAATATGCAAAAGAAAAAATGGAGTTAGCCCCTAGAGATATAGTTGCAAGAGCCATAGAAACTGAGATTAGAGAAGGAAGAGGTTACGGAGAGGGTATAGAAGCACATGTGTTACTAGATGTAAGACATCTTGGAAAAGATAAAATCATCAAAAAACTTCCTCAGATAAGACATACTGGACTTTTGTTTGAAAATTTAGATTTAACAGATAGTCCTATAGGCATTAGACCTACGGCTCATTACTCTATGGGTGGAATTGATGTTAAAAGTATGGATGATATGGCAACTTATACATCTGGCGTATTTTGTGCTGGCGAGGCTTCTTGTATATCAATACACGGCGCAAACCGCCTTGGTGGAAACTCTTTAGCTGATGCTGTTGTAACTGGTAAGCTTTCTGGCATTGGAGCAGCTAAATACGCAAGCAAGGCTAAATTTACAGATAGTGGCTTGCTTGAAGAGATTGCTAAAAAATGGCGTGAAAAAATAAAAAATGTTGCTAATGGAGAAGGAACACCAAATGATTTATACGCTATAAGAGAAGAGCTTGGTAAGCAAAACTGGGATAATATGGGAATTTACAGAACAGGCGATAAGCTTGAGAGTTTGTATAAGAAAATTTATGAGCTTCAAAAGCGATATGATACTTTGCATATACAAAATACAAACCCTATTTACAACACAGCTATTACTGATTATATAGAGCTTGGAAATTTGCTTTTGCTCTCTCGCGCTGTGTGTTTTGCAGCAATAAATCGCAAAGAAAGTCGTGGCGCGCATACAAGAGAAGATTATCCAAAAAGAGATGACGCTAATTTCTTAAAACATAGTCTTGTAACGCTTGAAAATAATGAGATGAAACTATCTTGGAGAGATGTTAGTATAAGCAAATTTCCAATCAAGGAAGGAAAATAA
- a CDS encoding DMT family transporter, with translation MILVLAGILEMPSVYFNVKFNEAKNILQKLFAVFMIILTFGSSVLLLRYAMQEIPMSVAYSIWTAVGVLGAVFVGVVFRDEKMSVKKSFFIIIIIFSAIMLKII, from the coding sequence ATGATACTTGTTTTAGCAGGAATTCTTGAAATGCCAAGTGTGTATTTTAATGTAAAATTTAACGAAGCAAAAAATATCTTACAAAAATTATTTGCAGTATTTATGATAATTCTAACATTTGGAAGCTCGGTATTGCTTTTACGCTACGCAATGCAAGAAATACCGATGAGTGTTGCTTATTCTATATGGACAGCAGTTGGCGTTCTAGGAGCTGTATTTGTAGGAGTTGTGTTTAGAGATGAAAAAATGAGTGTAAAAAAATCTTTTTTTATAATTATTATCATATTTAGTGCTATAATGCTTAAAATAATTTAA
- the ribH gene encoding 6,7-dimethyl-8-ribityllumazine synthase has product MKIIEGKLNLNGDEKIAIINSRFNHIVTDRLVEGAKDAFLRHGGNEENLSLVLVPGAFEIPMVLDKLLGSGKFDGICCVGAVIRGSTPHFDYVSAETTKGIANITLKYSKPVTFGVLTTDTIEQAIERAGSKAGNKGFEAMTGVIELINLYKNFKA; this is encoded by the coding sequence ATGAAAATCATTGAAGGAAAACTAAATTTAAATGGCGATGAAAAAATTGCGATAATTAACTCAAGATTTAATCACATAGTAACAGATAGATTGGTTGAGGGTGCAAAAGATGCGTTTTTAAGACACGGCGGTAATGAAGAAAATCTAAGTCTTGTCTTGGTTCCTGGTGCTTTTGAAATACCAATGGTTCTTGATAAGCTTCTTGGGAGTGGTAAATTTGATGGAATTTGTTGCGTTGGAGCTGTAATTCGCGGAAGTACGCCACATTTTGATTATGTGAGTGCTGAAACAACAAAAGGGATTGCAAATATCACCTTAAAATACTCAAAGCCTGTAACTTTTGGTGTTTTAACAACTGACACTATAGAACAAGCTATCGAGCGTGCTGGAAGCAAAGCTGGAAATAAAGGCTTTGAAGCAATGACTGGCGTAATAGAATTAATAAACCTTTATAAAAATTTTAAGGCATAA